A genomic region of Saccopteryx bilineata isolate mSacBil1 chromosome 1, mSacBil1_pri_phased_curated, whole genome shotgun sequence contains the following coding sequences:
- the MFNG gene encoding beta-1,3-N-acetylglucosaminyltransferase manic fringe isoform X1, giving the protein MRYRLLRGLAGAFLTLLCVGLLSLRYRLNLSPKSVQEPPRLSSPSARPPELQLRDVFIAVKTTRAFHRSRLELLLDTWVSRTRKQTFVFTDSLDEGLQERLGPHLVVTNCSAEHSHPALSCKMAAEFDAFLTSGLRWFCHVDDDNYVNARALLKLLKAFPQTLDVYVGRPSLNRPIHASEPQPHNRTVCPSLTPLGVGHWPGPSLGRPDSGWGQARGRAVEDWRLVQFWFATGGAGFCINRKLALKMAPWASGPRFVDTSALIRLPDDCTVGYIIECKLGGHLQPSPLFHSHLETLQLLGASQLLEQVTLSYGVFEGKLNVIKLQGPFSPKEDPSRFRSLHCLLYSDTPWCPQLVAR; this is encoded by the exons ATGCGGTACCGGCTTCTCCGGGGCCTGGCAGGAGCCTTCCTCACTCTTCTGTGCGTGGGGCTCCTCTCCCTTCGGTACCGCTTGAACCTGTCCCCGAAAAGTGTGCAGGAGCCCCCCAGGCTGAGCTCACCAAGCGCACGGCCCCCTGAGCTGCAGCTGCGGGATGTCTTCATAGCAGTCAAGACCACCCGTGCCTTCCACCGCTCTCGCCTGGAGCTGCTGCTCGACACGTGGGTCTCCAGGACCAGGAAACAG aCATTTGTTTTCACTGACAGCTTGGATGAAGGCCTCCAGGAGAGACTGG GGCCCCACCTTGTGGTCACCAACTGCTCTGCAGAGCACAGCCACCCAGCCCTGTCCTGCAAGATGGCTGCTGAGTTTGATGCCTTCTTGACCAGTGGGCTAAG GTGGTTCTGTCACGTGGATGATGACAACTATGTGAACGCAAGGGCACTGCTGAAGCTGCTCAAAGCCTTCCCACAGACCCTCGATGTCTACGTAGGCCGGCCCAGCCTGAACCGGCCCATCCACGCTTCTGAGCCGCAGCCCCACAATCGTACGGTCTGTCCCTCCCTGACACCTCTGGGCGttggccactggccagggcccagccttgGCCGTCCGGACTCGGGGTGGGGCCAGGCCAGGGGCCGGGCTGTGGAGGACTGG aGGCTGGTACAGTTCTGGTTTGCAACGGGAGGTGCTGGCTTCTGCATCAACCGCaaactggctttgaagatggccCCGTGGGCCAG CGGCCCCCGCTTCGTGGACACATCTGCGCTCATCCGGCTACCTGATGACTGTACTGTGGGCTACATAATTGAATGCAAGCTGGGTGGCCAcctgcagcccagccccctcTTCCACTCCCACCTGGAGACCCTGCAGCTGCTGGGGGCCTCCCAGCTCCTGGAGCAG GTCACCCTCAGCTATGGTGTCTTTGAGGGAAAGCTCAACGTCATTAAACTACAGGGCCCCTTCTCCCCCAAGGAGGACCCCTCCAG GTTTCGCTCCCTACATTGTCTCCTTTATTCAGATACACCCTGGTGCCCACAGCTGGTGGCCCGATGA
- the MFNG gene encoding beta-1,3-N-acetylglucosaminyltransferase manic fringe isoform X3 produces MRYRLLRGLAGAFLTLLCVGLLSLRYRLNLSPKSVQEPPRLSSPSARPPELQLRDVFIAVKTTRAFHRSRLELLLDTWVSRTRKQTFVFTDSLDEGLQERLGPHLVVTNCSAEHSHPALSCKMAAEFDAFLTSGLRWFCHVDDDNYVNARALLKLLKAFPQTLDVYVGRPSLNRPIHASEPQPHNRTRLVQFWFATGGAGFCINRKLALKMAPWASGPRFVDTSALIRLPDDCTVGYIIECKLGGHLQPSPLFHSHLETLQLLGASQLLEQVTLSYGVFEGKLNVIKLQGPFSPKEDPSRFRSLHCLLYSDTPWCPQLVAR; encoded by the exons ATGCGGTACCGGCTTCTCCGGGGCCTGGCAGGAGCCTTCCTCACTCTTCTGTGCGTGGGGCTCCTCTCCCTTCGGTACCGCTTGAACCTGTCCCCGAAAAGTGTGCAGGAGCCCCCCAGGCTGAGCTCACCAAGCGCACGGCCCCCTGAGCTGCAGCTGCGGGATGTCTTCATAGCAGTCAAGACCACCCGTGCCTTCCACCGCTCTCGCCTGGAGCTGCTGCTCGACACGTGGGTCTCCAGGACCAGGAAACAG aCATTTGTTTTCACTGACAGCTTGGATGAAGGCCTCCAGGAGAGACTGG GGCCCCACCTTGTGGTCACCAACTGCTCTGCAGAGCACAGCCACCCAGCCCTGTCCTGCAAGATGGCTGCTGAGTTTGATGCCTTCTTGACCAGTGGGCTAAG GTGGTTCTGTCACGTGGATGATGACAACTATGTGAACGCAAGGGCACTGCTGAAGCTGCTCAAAGCCTTCCCACAGACCCTCGATGTCTACGTAGGCCGGCCCAGCCTGAACCGGCCCATCCACGCTTCTGAGCCGCAGCCCCACAATCGTACG aGGCTGGTACAGTTCTGGTTTGCAACGGGAGGTGCTGGCTTCTGCATCAACCGCaaactggctttgaagatggccCCGTGGGCCAG CGGCCCCCGCTTCGTGGACACATCTGCGCTCATCCGGCTACCTGATGACTGTACTGTGGGCTACATAATTGAATGCAAGCTGGGTGGCCAcctgcagcccagccccctcTTCCACTCCCACCTGGAGACCCTGCAGCTGCTGGGGGCCTCCCAGCTCCTGGAGCAG GTCACCCTCAGCTATGGTGTCTTTGAGGGAAAGCTCAACGTCATTAAACTACAGGGCCCCTTCTCCCCCAAGGAGGACCCCTCCAG GTTTCGCTCCCTACATTGTCTCCTTTATTCAGATACACCCTGGTGCCCACAGCTGGTGGCCCGATGA
- the MFNG gene encoding beta-1,3-N-acetylglucosaminyltransferase manic fringe isoform X2 codes for MRYRLLRGLAGAFLTLLCVGLLSLRYRLNLSPKSVQEPPRLSSPSARPPELQLRDVFIAVKTTRAFHRSRLELLLDTWVSRTRKQTFVFTDSLDEGLQERLGPHLVVTNCSAEHSHPALSCKMAAEFDAFLTSGLRWFCHVDDDNYVNARALLKLLKAFPQTLDVYVGRPSLNRPIHASEPQPHNRTVCPSLTPLGVGHWPGPSLGRPDSGWGQARGRAVEDWRLVQFWFATGGAGFCINRKLALKMAPWASGPRFVDTSALIRLPDDCTVGYIIECKLGGHLQPSPLFHSHLETLQLLGASQLLEQVTLSYGVFEGKLNVIKLQGPFSPKEDPSRYTLVPTAGGPMNLELLSNY; via the exons ATGCGGTACCGGCTTCTCCGGGGCCTGGCAGGAGCCTTCCTCACTCTTCTGTGCGTGGGGCTCCTCTCCCTTCGGTACCGCTTGAACCTGTCCCCGAAAAGTGTGCAGGAGCCCCCCAGGCTGAGCTCACCAAGCGCACGGCCCCCTGAGCTGCAGCTGCGGGATGTCTTCATAGCAGTCAAGACCACCCGTGCCTTCCACCGCTCTCGCCTGGAGCTGCTGCTCGACACGTGGGTCTCCAGGACCAGGAAACAG aCATTTGTTTTCACTGACAGCTTGGATGAAGGCCTCCAGGAGAGACTGG GGCCCCACCTTGTGGTCACCAACTGCTCTGCAGAGCACAGCCACCCAGCCCTGTCCTGCAAGATGGCTGCTGAGTTTGATGCCTTCTTGACCAGTGGGCTAAG GTGGTTCTGTCACGTGGATGATGACAACTATGTGAACGCAAGGGCACTGCTGAAGCTGCTCAAAGCCTTCCCACAGACCCTCGATGTCTACGTAGGCCGGCCCAGCCTGAACCGGCCCATCCACGCTTCTGAGCCGCAGCCCCACAATCGTACGGTCTGTCCCTCCCTGACACCTCTGGGCGttggccactggccagggcccagccttgGCCGTCCGGACTCGGGGTGGGGCCAGGCCAGGGGCCGGGCTGTGGAGGACTGG aGGCTGGTACAGTTCTGGTTTGCAACGGGAGGTGCTGGCTTCTGCATCAACCGCaaactggctttgaagatggccCCGTGGGCCAG CGGCCCCCGCTTCGTGGACACATCTGCGCTCATCCGGCTACCTGATGACTGTACTGTGGGCTACATAATTGAATGCAAGCTGGGTGGCCAcctgcagcccagccccctcTTCCACTCCCACCTGGAGACCCTGCAGCTGCTGGGGGCCTCCCAGCTCCTGGAGCAG GTCACCCTCAGCTATGGTGTCTTTGAGGGAAAGCTCAACGTCATTAAACTACAGGGCCCCTTCTCCCCCAAGGAGGACCCCTCCAG ATACACCCTGGTGCCCACAGCTGGTGGCCCGATGAACCTTGAACTGCTGAGCAACTACTGA
- the MFNG gene encoding beta-1,3-N-acetylglucosaminyltransferase manic fringe isoform X4 codes for MPPHLLCSYPVGQFPREEGTTFVFTDSLDEGLQERLGPHLVVTNCSAEHSHPALSCKMAAEFDAFLTSGLRWFCHVDDDNYVNARALLKLLKAFPQTLDVYVGRPSLNRPIHASEPQPHNRTVCPSLTPLGVGHWPGPSLGRPDSGWGQARGRAVEDWRLVQFWFATGGAGFCINRKLALKMAPWASGPRFVDTSALIRLPDDCTVGYIIECKLGGHLQPSPLFHSHLETLQLLGASQLLEQVTLSYGVFEGKLNVIKLQGPFSPKEDPSRFRSLHCLLYSDTPWCPQLVAR; via the exons ATGCCACCTCACCTCCTGTGCTCATATCCTGTGGGGCAGTTTCCGAGGGAGGAAGGAACG aCATTTGTTTTCACTGACAGCTTGGATGAAGGCCTCCAGGAGAGACTGG GGCCCCACCTTGTGGTCACCAACTGCTCTGCAGAGCACAGCCACCCAGCCCTGTCCTGCAAGATGGCTGCTGAGTTTGATGCCTTCTTGACCAGTGGGCTAAG GTGGTTCTGTCACGTGGATGATGACAACTATGTGAACGCAAGGGCACTGCTGAAGCTGCTCAAAGCCTTCCCACAGACCCTCGATGTCTACGTAGGCCGGCCCAGCCTGAACCGGCCCATCCACGCTTCTGAGCCGCAGCCCCACAATCGTACGGTCTGTCCCTCCCTGACACCTCTGGGCGttggccactggccagggcccagccttgGCCGTCCGGACTCGGGGTGGGGCCAGGCCAGGGGCCGGGCTGTGGAGGACTGG aGGCTGGTACAGTTCTGGTTTGCAACGGGAGGTGCTGGCTTCTGCATCAACCGCaaactggctttgaagatggccCCGTGGGCCAG CGGCCCCCGCTTCGTGGACACATCTGCGCTCATCCGGCTACCTGATGACTGTACTGTGGGCTACATAATTGAATGCAAGCTGGGTGGCCAcctgcagcccagccccctcTTCCACTCCCACCTGGAGACCCTGCAGCTGCTGGGGGCCTCCCAGCTCCTGGAGCAG GTCACCCTCAGCTATGGTGTCTTTGAGGGAAAGCTCAACGTCATTAAACTACAGGGCCCCTTCTCCCCCAAGGAGGACCCCTCCAG GTTTCGCTCCCTACATTGTCTCCTTTATTCAGATACACCCTGGTGCCCACAGCTGGTGGCCCGATGA